A DNA window from Ipomoea triloba cultivar NCNSP0323 chromosome 10, ASM357664v1 contains the following coding sequences:
- the LOC116033312 gene encoding uncharacterized protein At1g28695-like has product MDCGKILRVADYAHYLVYTLLFFGAFYILIISTNPNNQSMKPLSLFQRQNPPCQPSPPPTTGKKNTLKIYRDKLEEALAGASTENKTVIIAVVNKAYVDGDKSMLDLFLDGFWVGEGTRSLVKHLLIVAVDQTSYERCTFFGLHCYKLGTDGVDFVGEKVYMSPDFIKMMWRRTQFLGDVLKLGYSFIFTDSDVLWLRNPFLRLSDLNETLDLQISTDMFNGNERSESNPINTGFYMVRSNKRTMALFNSWYAMKNSSNGKKEQDVLNQLISQGVLLELGLKVKFLNTQFFSGFCQVSRDVKSVVTVHANCCRTITAKLADLTAVIHDWHRFKSFSGDANQTAAFRWSPHDHCADSWKH; this is encoded by the exons ATGGACTGTGGCAAGATCCTCCGGGTTGCAGACTACGCCCATTATCTTGTATATACCCTTTTGTTCTTTGGTGCATTCTACATTCTCATCATCTCAACTAACCCTAATAACCAGTCCATGAAacccctctctctcttccaAAGGCAAAACCCTCCATGCCAACCTTCACCACCGCCCACCACG GGAAAGAAGAATACACTGAAGATCTATAGAGATAAGCTTGAGGAGGCGTTAGCCGGAGCGTCGACGGAGAATAAGACGGTGATAATCGCGGTGGTGAATAAAGCGTACGTGGACGGCGACAAGTCGATGTTGGATCTCTTCTTGGACGGGTTCTGGGTAGGGGAAGGTACAAGGTCGTTAGTCAAACACTTGCTGATCGTCGCCGTCGACCAAACGTCGTACGAGCGTTGCACGTTTTTCGGGCTTCATTGCTACAAGCTCGGAACGGACGGCGTGGATTTCGTGGGAGAGAAGGTGTATATGTCGCCGGACTTCATAAAGATGATGTGGAGAAGAACTCAATTCTTGGGTGACGTTCTTAAACTCGGTTACTCCTTTATATTTACg GATAGTGATGTTTTATGGCTAAGAAATCCATTCCTCAGACTAAGCGACCTAAACGAAACCCTAGACCTCCAGATCAGTACAGATATGTTCAACGGTAATGAGCGGTCGGAATCAAACCCGATCAACACCGGCTTCTACATGGTCCGATCCAACAAAAGAACCATGGCGTTGTTCAATTCCTGGTACGCAATGAAAAACTCGTCGAATGGAAAGAAAGAGCAGGACGTGTTGAACCAGTTAATTAGCCAAGGCGTGCTCTTAGAGCTAGGGCTGAAAGTGAAATTCTTGAACACTCAATTCTTCAGCGGATTTTGTCAGGTTAGCCGGGACGTTAAGTCGGTGGTGACGGTGCATGCCAACTGTTGCCGGACTATAACCGCCAAGCTAGCTGATTTGACGGCGGTCATTCACGACTGGCACAGGTTTAAAAGCTTCTCCGGTGATGCGAACCAGACGGCGGCATTTCGTTGGTCGCCGCACGATCACTGCGCGGATTCATGGAAGCATTGA
- the LOC116032989 gene encoding protein trichome birefringence-like 23, translating to MVGDWKSSWWRSLSKQNHLIVKLAISVLLAGLAFRLLFSRSIDIPDGAETEIIFLEDGVALAPSLQLSVAPSTVVDQVAPTDEQNVEQCDLFVGDWVPNPRGPAYTNDSCKFIENHQNCMLNGRPDKGYLYWRWSPRDCELRQFNPKKFLELMRDKNWALIGDSISRNHVQSILCMLSRVEEAIEVYHDGDYKSRRWFFPSYNFSISVFWSPFLAEAAIFEDINGVSSSEIELHLDRLDKNWTRYFDGLDYVVFSSGEWFVKTAVYFKNDTIIGCHLCPKRNLTELGFDFAYREVLRSFFSYIISSKHKGMIFFRTTTPEHFEHGEWFSGGTCNRTEPAREGDFKLSEIHRILREVELQEFEKVSANATEAGVKLKLFDITPLSLLRPDGHPGPYRFYQPFADGKNGTGINDCLHWCLPGPIDSWNDLLMEMLRCG from the exons ATGGTGGGGGATTGGAAATCATCATGGTGGAGATCTCTGAGCAAGCAGAACCACTTGATTGTGAAGTTGGCTATCTCTGTTCTCCTTGCCGGTCTAGCTTTCAGGCTTCTCTTCTCTAGATCCATTGATATTCCCGACGGTGCAGAAACGGAGATCATTTTTCTTGAAGATGGTGTGGCTTTAGCTCCGTCGCTTCAGCTTAGTGTTGCCCCCTCAACTGTTGTTGATCAGGTTGCCCCTACAG ATGAACAGAATGTGGAGCAGTGTGATCTTTTTGTTGGAGATTGGGTTCCTAATCCGAGAGGTCCTGCGTACACAAATGACTCATGTAAGTTCATTGAAAACCATCAGAACTGTATGTTGAATGGTCGGCCAGATAAGGGTTATCTTTACTGGAGGTGGAGTCCTCGTGATTGTGAGCTGCGCCAATTTAATCCGAAGAAGTTTCTTGAGCTAATGAGGGATAAGAATTGGGCGTTGATTGGCGATTCAATATCTAGGAATCATGTTCAATCAATTCTTTGCATGCTCTCTAGG GTAGAAGAAGCAATTGAAGTATACCATGATGGGGACTACAAATCCAGAAGATGGTTCTTCCCCTCATACAACTTCTCAATTTCGGTCTTTTGGTCCCCTTTCCTGGCAGAAGCAGCTATATTTGAGGACATAAATGGAGTATCTTCTTCTGAGATCGAGCTGCATCTTGATAGGCTTGATAAGAATTGGACTCGGTATTTTGATGGGTTAGACTATGTAGTATTCTCGAGTGGCGAGTGGTTTGTCAAAACGGCTGTCTATTTTAAGAACGATACGATAATAGGGTGCCATCTTTGTCCCAAAAGGAACTTGACAGAGCTCGGGTTCGACTTTGCCTACAGAGAAGTTCTCAGAAGTTTCTTCAGCTACATTATTTCATCGAAACATAAAGGTATGATTTTCTTTAGGACCACCACCCCAGAACATTTCGAGCATGGCGAATGGTTTAGCGGGGGGACCTGCAACAGAACAGAACCAGCACGAGAAGGCGACTTCAAGTTAAGTGAGATTCACAGAATTCTGCGCGAGGTCGAGCTGCAGGAGTTCGAGAAGGTCTCAGCCAATGCAACCGAGGCGGGAGTGAAGCTTAAGCTGTTCGACATAACTCCCCTCTCGTTGTTGAGGCCCGATGGCCACCCGGGTCCATACAGATTCTATCAGCCATTCGCGGATGGCAAGAACGGGACAGGCATCAACGACTGCCTGCACTGGTGCTTGCCCGGGCCGATTGATTCTTGGAATGATTTGCTAATGGAAATGCTTAGGTGCGGTTGA